A stretch of Ipomoea triloba cultivar NCNSP0323 chromosome 13, ASM357664v1 DNA encodes these proteins:
- the LOC116003046 gene encoding histone H2AX-like produces the protein MSSSGGGARKGGAGRGKPKATKLVSRSSKAGLQFSVGRIARFLKTEKYAGRIGARAPVYLAAVLEYLATEVLELAGNVAMDNKKNRIVPRHIQLAVRNNEELSKLLGDVTIANGGVLPNIHQTLLPKKAGSGKGEIGSASQEF, from the coding sequence ATGAGTTCAAGCGGCGGGGGTGCAAGGAAGGGCGGCGCCGGTAGAGGCAAGCCAAAAGCCACAAAGTTGGTGTCTCGATCTTCTAAAGCGGGGCTCCAGTTTTCGGTCGGCAGAATCGCTCGATTCCTCAAGACCGAAAAGTACGCCGGGCGTATTGGTGCCAGAGCTCCGGTTTATCTCGCTGCCGTTCTTGAATATCTCGCTACTGAGGTGTTGGAATTGGCTGGGAATGTAGCGATGGACAACAAGAAGAATCGCATAGTGCCAAGGCACATTCAGTTGGCTGTGAGGAATAATGAAGAACTTAGCAAGCTTCTGGGTGATGTAACTATTGCCAATGGGGGTGTTTTGCCCAATATCCATCAAACTTTGCTGCCAAAGAAGGCTGGCTCTGGAAAGGGTGAAATTGGGTCTGCTTCTCAGGAGTTTTAG